Proteins encoded within one genomic window of Methanosarcina barkeri str. Wiesmoor:
- a CDS encoding O-acetyl-ADP-ribose deacetylase, with product MVRISDRITVIQGDIVKLKVDAVVNAANSTLLGGGGVDGAIHRAAGPGLLEECKGLKGCATGEAKITKGYFLPAKWVIHTVGPVWQGGQKGEDSLLASCYRKSLELAKEYAVKTIAFPAISTGVYNFPSERAAGIAVFEITKFLQENRLPEKVFLVCFNKETCRHLHEVLSRVFEV from the coding sequence ATGGTACGTATTTCGGACAGAATAACAGTAATTCAAGGAGATATCGTAAAACTGAAAGTGGATGCAGTTGTAAATGCCGCAAATTCTACTCTTCTTGGAGGAGGAGGAGTCGATGGTGCTATCCATAGAGCTGCAGGGCCAGGCCTACTGGAAGAATGTAAGGGTTTAAAAGGCTGTGCCACAGGAGAAGCAAAAATCACAAAGGGATATTTCCTGCCTGCAAAATGGGTAATACACACTGTCGGGCCGGTATGGCAGGGGGGGCAGAAAGGAGAGGATAGTTTACTGGCTTCCTGTTACAGAAAAAGCCTTGAACTTGCAAAGGAATATGCAGTAAAAACCATTGCTTTTCCAGCTATAAGTACAGGAGTATATAACTTTCCTTCAGAAAGGGCTGCAGGAATTGCAGTTTTCGAAATAACGAAATTCCTTCAGGAAAATAGATTGCCTGAAAAGGTTTTTCTTGTCTGTTTCAATAAAGAAACATGCCGGCATCTTCATGAAGTATTATCAAGAGTTTTTGAAGTTTAA
- a CDS encoding glycosyltransferase family 4 protein translates to MKKMRIGMFTWESLYSIRVGGISPHVSELSEALAAEGHEIHLFTRDREDKDEVINGVYYHKIACDQSGGIVEQMNRMCDAMYCRFLEVRESTGEFDVLHGHDWHPVNVLCRIKAQFGLPFVLTFHSTEWGRNGNHHGDWWEAKEISHREWLGGYESSEIIITSTILKEEIKQIYKIPDYKLWEIPNGINVGKIRRQIDPGDVKRQYGIHPCVPVVLFTGRMSYQKGPDLLVEAAAKVLKKRNAQFVLIGEGEMRAHCEYRAQKLGIGNSCNFLGYAPDNTVIDWFNACDLVCVPSRNEPFGIVVLEAWDAKKPVVASDAVALVENFKTGVITHKEPSSIAWGLNYVLEGLGHNRMGEKGYDLIKKRYNWKIIAGKTLEVYKKII, encoded by the coding sequence ATGAAAAAGATGAGAATAGGAATGTTTACCTGGGAAAGTTTATATTCAATACGTGTGGGAGGTATTTCGCCCCACGTATCCGAGCTATCTGAGGCTCTTGCGGCAGAGGGACATGAAATCCACCTGTTTACACGAGACCGCGAAGATAAAGATGAAGTAATAAATGGGGTTTATTATCACAAAATTGCCTGTGATCAAAGCGGGGGAATTGTTGAGCAAATGAACCGGATGTGTGATGCTATGTACTGCCGGTTCCTTGAAGTGAGAGAAAGCACAGGAGAGTTTGATGTATTACATGGTCACGACTGGCACCCCGTAAATGTGCTTTGCAGGATAAAAGCCCAGTTTGGACTGCCCTTTGTGCTGACCTTCCACAGTACAGAATGGGGACGTAATGGAAATCATCATGGAGATTGGTGGGAAGCAAAGGAAATCTCACATAGGGAGTGGCTCGGAGGCTATGAATCTTCGGAGATTATCATAACCTCGACCATATTGAAGGAAGAAATCAAACAAATTTACAAAATCCCTGACTACAAGCTCTGGGAAATTCCTAACGGCATAAACGTGGGAAAAATAAGAAGGCAAATCGACCCTGGTGATGTGAAAAGGCAATACGGCATCCATCCATGTGTTCCAGTGGTGCTTTTCACAGGAAGGATGTCTTATCAGAAGGGGCCTGACCTGCTGGTGGAAGCTGCTGCTAAAGTCCTGAAGAAGAGGAATGCACAGTTTGTGCTGATCGGTGAAGGAGAAATGCGTGCTCATTGTGAATATAGGGCTCAAAAACTTGGCATTGGAAATTCATGCAATTTCCTCGGGTACGCTCCAGATAATACTGTAATAGACTGGTTCAATGCCTGCGACCTCGTGTGTGTGCCCAGCCGGAATGAACCCTTCGGAATTGTGGTGCTTGAAGCCTGGGATGCAAAAAAACCTGTAGTTGCAAGTGATGCAGTAGCCCTTGTGGAAAATTTCAAGACAGGCGTTATTACTCATAAGGAACCATCTTCTATTGCATGGGGCCTTAATTATGTCCTTGAAGGGCTTGGCCACAACCGGATGGGAGAAAAAGGTTACGACCTTATTAAAAAGCGATATAACTGGAAAATAATAGCTGGAAAAACTCTCGAGGTATACAAAAAAATAATTTAA
- the glgP gene encoding alpha-glucan family phosphorylase → MDNLHEALERQNIAYFSMEIGLRSDIATYAGGLGGLAGDAIRSAADLNIPFVAVTLVSNKGYFRQTLDPAGNQIEHKDEWNPAHFMTLCKEEVKVKIQDRDVKLRAWIYTYKSHIGGCVPIIFLDTNVEGNESEDRKITDFLYGGDQRYRLKQEIVLGIGGVRMLNALGFKVRKYHMNEGHSSLLALELLKQNSVDPTKIKELCIFTTHTPVEAGHDKFNYGLVKDLIQDKSDVEILRKFGGTDYFDTSIFAMNLSNYINGVTKRHSQISSALYPGYKIHAITNGVHSYTWTSPYFKKLYDRYLPDWENEPELLIRVGEIPDTEIWEAHWSAKRDLIDEVNKKTGVGMDYDTLTIGFARRMTSYKRPTLIFSDLEMLRSINKRGKIQLIFAGKAHPNDEAGKQIIRDIFKIIETLRDDIKIVFLENYNMDLAAKMVSGVDVWLNTPNCPYEASGTSGMKAAHNGVVNFSVLDGWWIEGWIEDVTGWSIGPKPDEKISIEEIRTAELRDLYYKLYYIIVPMYYEQKDEWLKLINNSIGMIASYFNSHRMMRYYVTQAYL, encoded by the coding sequence ATGGATAATCTTCATGAAGCACTGGAGAGACAAAATATTGCTTATTTTTCAATGGAGATAGGCCTTCGTAGTGACATCGCGACATATGCAGGAGGATTAGGGGGTCTTGCAGGTGATGCTATCCGCTCAGCTGCGGATTTAAATATTCCATTTGTAGCAGTAACACTAGTAAGTAATAAAGGATATTTTAGACAGACTCTTGACCCTGCAGGAAATCAGATAGAACATAAGGATGAGTGGAATCCTGCGCATTTTATGACTCTTTGCAAAGAAGAAGTAAAAGTAAAAATTCAGGATAGAGACGTTAAACTTAGAGCCTGGATTTATACTTACAAGAGCCATATCGGAGGCTGCGTGCCGATAATTTTTCTAGATACAAATGTTGAAGGAAATGAATCGGAAGACCGTAAGATTACGGATTTTCTATATGGAGGCGATCAACGTTATAGGCTCAAGCAGGAAATAGTACTCGGAATAGGAGGAGTACGGATGCTTAATGCTCTTGGGTTCAAAGTCCGAAAGTACCATATGAATGAAGGGCATTCAAGCTTGCTTGCTCTAGAACTTTTAAAGCAAAACAGCGTAGACCCAACAAAAATAAAGGAGCTTTGTATCTTTACTACCCATACTCCAGTGGAAGCAGGGCATGATAAATTCAATTATGGGCTTGTAAAAGATCTAATCCAGGATAAAAGCGATGTTGAAATCCTCCGCAAGTTTGGAGGAACAGATTACTTTGATACAAGCATTTTTGCTATGAACTTATCGAACTACATCAATGGTGTTACAAAAAGACACAGCCAGATTTCAAGTGCACTTTACCCTGGTTATAAAATTCATGCCATTACAAATGGTGTTCATTCCTATACATGGACTTCCCCTTATTTCAAAAAGCTTTATGATCGCTATCTTCCAGATTGGGAAAATGAACCTGAACTTCTGATAAGGGTCGGAGAAATTCCAGACACCGAGATCTGGGAAGCACATTGGAGTGCAAAAAGAGATTTGATCGACGAGGTGAACAAAAAAACAGGCGTAGGAATGGATTATGATACTCTTACAATAGGCTTTGCACGGCGTATGACATCATATAAGCGTCCAACTTTAATTTTTTCTGATCTTGAGATGCTTAGGAGCATAAATAAAAGAGGTAAAATTCAGCTTATTTTTGCAGGTAAAGCCCATCCTAATGATGAAGCCGGAAAACAAATTATAAGGGATATTTTTAAAATAATAGAAACTCTTCGTGACGACATAAAAATTGTATTTCTAGAAAATTATAATATGGATCTTGCTGCAAAAATGGTTTCTGGAGTTGATGTCTGGCTTAATACTCCTAACTGTCCCTACGAAGCATCAGGTACAAGTGGTATGAAAGCTGCTCATAATGGAGTAGTGAATTTTAGCGTGCTTGATGGTTGGTGGATTGAGGGATGGATTGAAGATGTGACAGGTTGGTCTATTGGGCCCAAACCAGATGAAAAAATTTCGATCGAAGAAATAAGAACTGCTGAGCTTAGAGATCTCTATTACAAACTCTACTACATCATCGTCCCTATGTACTACGAACAAAAAGACGAATGGCTCAAGCTAATCAATAATTCGATAGGTATGATAGCATCTTATTTTAACAGTCATAGGATGATGAGGTATTATGTCACACAGGCTTATCTTTAA
- the mtaA gene encoding methylcobamide:CoM methyltransferase MtaA codes for MNEMALKERLLNALEGKEVDKVPVCSVTQTGIVELMDKVGAPWPEAHSDPEKMATLAIANYELSGLEAVRVPYCLTVLAEAMGCEVNMGTKNRQPSVTAHPYPKSLEGMEMPENLLDMGRIRTVLDSIKIIRERVGPDVPIIGGMEGPVTLASDLASVKSFMKWSVKKPDLLHQVLDFATDATIAYANSMVVAGADVISVADPVASPDLMSPDSFKNELQSRLQKFSSNVNSVTVLHICGSVSPILDYMADCGFEGLSVEEKVGSIKKAKEVLGDRARLVGNISSPFVLLPGPIDKIKEESKKAISEGVDVLAPGCGIAPMTPLSHIKAMVEARDEYYA; via the coding sequence ATGAATGAGATGGCACTTAAAGAAAGACTTTTAAATGCACTTGAAGGCAAAGAAGTTGACAAAGTACCGGTCTGTTCTGTAACCCAGACAGGGATCGTTGAATTAATGGATAAGGTGGGGGCTCCCTGGCCGGAGGCTCATTCTGACCCTGAAAAAATGGCGACGCTCGCGATTGCAAACTATGAATTAAGCGGGCTTGAAGCTGTGAGAGTTCCATATTGCCTTACTGTGCTTGCCGAAGCTATGGGTTGTGAGGTTAATATGGGAACTAAAAACAGGCAGCCGTCAGTTACTGCACATCCGTATCCCAAAAGCCTTGAGGGTATGGAAATGCCTGAGAACCTTCTTGACATGGGCAGGATCCGGACTGTACTTGATTCAATCAAAATTATAAGGGAAAGAGTAGGGCCAGATGTACCTATTATAGGAGGAATGGAAGGACCTGTTACTCTTGCTTCCGATCTGGCGAGTGTAAAGTCCTTTATGAAATGGTCTGTTAAAAAGCCCGATCTATTACATCAGGTACTGGATTTTGCAACCGATGCTACAATAGCTTATGCAAATTCAATGGTTGTTGCAGGAGCAGACGTAATTTCTGTTGCCGATCCTGTAGCATCTCCTGACCTGATGAGTCCGGACTCTTTTAAAAATGAACTCCAGTCAAGGCTGCAGAAATTTTCCTCAAACGTAAATTCGGTTACGGTCCTGCATATCTGTGGAAGTGTGTCTCCGATCCTTGACTATATGGCAGATTGTGGTTTCGAAGGTTTAAGCGTTGAAGAAAAAGTTGGCAGTATTAAGAAGGCTAAGGAAGTGCTTGGAGATCGGGCAAGGCTCGTAGGAAATATCTCAAGCCCCTTTGTTCTGCTTCCAGGTCCGATCGATAAGATAAAAGAAGAATCGAAAAAAGCTATTTCCGAAGGTGTAGACGTACTGGCTCCTGGCTGTGGAATTGCACCTATGACTCCGCTTTCTCACATTAAAGCTATGGTCGAGGCAAGAGACGAATATTACGCTTGA
- the mtaB gene encoding methanol--corrinoid protein co-methyltransferase MtaB — protein sequence MAVTRCTKMAYASADDMVFGKAVTPVKTGLELEIGAGYTTPEVNYAPRPEAGASKEKLIKEYERITTDIMARMVQIGAPAVVLETEHVQQMSNHPDWGAAVAHAQKTIMEDYHDEYGIKCALRHTIGDIRETRDFLALRGDKYSVFMEAFEQCAQNGADMLAVESMGGKEVFDYAILRNDMAGVLYGIGVLGSIDMEMIWQDIASVAKKNNVIASGDTDCAQANTAMFIAGGLLDKNLAHTLAIIARTISAARSLVAYEAGAVGPGKDCGYENTIVKSIAGVPIAQEGKTSTCAHSDLMGNIVMQCCDLWSNESVEYHGEFGGTTVQCWGETLAYDCALMNVALNSGNEKILRDMFVASDIYRDAQGYVLAYQNSYRVGQAIAKDGNDIYLRAKNAAIECINIVEEGAKGKLELSRFEAKALADAKEAFEALTDDKDQFMSDCLTKYKQEVKVFKPENYDL from the coding sequence ATGGCAGTAACAAGATGTACTAAAATGGCTTATGCAAGCGCAGATGATATGGTTTTCGGAAAAGCTGTCACGCCAGTTAAAACCGGACTGGAACTTGAAATCGGTGCCGGGTACACTACTCCCGAAGTAAACTATGCCCCAAGACCTGAAGCCGGAGCATCCAAAGAAAAGCTCATAAAGGAATACGAAAGGATCACCACCGACATTATGGCAAGGATGGTTCAAATCGGAGCTCCTGCTGTCGTGCTTGAAACTGAACACGTTCAGCAGATGTCCAATCACCCGGATTGGGGAGCAGCCGTTGCGCATGCCCAGAAAACTATCATGGAGGATTACCATGATGAATACGGCATAAAGTGCGCACTCCGCCACACCATTGGTGACATCCGCGAGACCAGAGACTTCCTCGCTCTCAGAGGAGACAAGTACAGCGTCTTTATGGAGGCATTCGAGCAGTGCGCCCAGAATGGGGCTGACATGCTTGCAGTAGAGTCAATGGGTGGAAAAGAAGTATTCGACTATGCAATTCTCAGGAACGATATGGCAGGCGTACTTTACGGTATAGGTGTTCTCGGTAGCATAGATATGGAAATGATCTGGCAAGACATCGCATCAGTTGCAAAAAAGAATAATGTAATAGCATCAGGTGACACAGACTGTGCCCAGGCAAACACTGCGATGTTCATCGCAGGTGGGCTGCTGGACAAGAACCTCGCCCACACACTTGCAATCATTGCAAGGACTATTTCTGCCGCAAGATCTCTCGTTGCTTACGAAGCCGGTGCAGTCGGCCCTGGAAAGGACTGTGGTTACGAGAATACCATTGTAAAATCTATTGCAGGTGTCCCGATAGCTCAGGAAGGTAAGACTTCGACCTGTGCTCACTCCGACCTGATGGGGAACATTGTCATGCAGTGCTGTGACCTCTGGTCCAACGAATCTGTTGAGTATCACGGTGAATTTGGTGGTACCACAGTTCAGTGTTGGGGCGAGACCTTAGCTTATGACTGTGCCCTAATGAATGTTGCTCTTAATTCGGGTAATGAAAAAATACTTAGGGACATGTTTGTAGCTTCCGATATATACAGAGACGCACAGGGTTATGTACTCGCATACCAAAACTCCTATAGAGTCGGGCAAGCAATTGCAAAAGACGGAAATGATATTTACCTCCGTGCCAAGAATGCCGCAATAGAATGTATCAATATTGTCGAAGAAGGAGCAAAGGGCAAACTCGAGCTATCCAGATTCGAAGCTAAAGCCCTTGCAGACGCAAAGGAAGCTTTCGAAGCTCTTACCGACGATAAGGATCAGTTCATGAGTGACTGCCTTACAAAGTATAAACAGGAAGTCAAAGTCTTCAAGCCAGAGAACTACGACCTCTAA
- the mtaC gene encoding methanol--corrinoid protein MtaC: MEVKHLIDIDPSGILVRYNVKMEKEMTPEEAAEELYPKDSMIYPIAKAIFEGEEDDVVEGLEKAISSGKDPISLIDDALMVGMGVVTKLYDEGVIFLPNVMMSADAMLEGIEYVKQKAGRAPVVKGKVVCHVAEGDVHDIGKNIVAALLRANGYEVVDLGRDVPVDEVIAAVERESPLMLTGTALMTTTMYAFKEVNDKLLEKGYRIPFACGGGAVNQDFVSQYELGVYGEEAADAPKIADFIKEHGDNIVKLREKFHKH; this comes from the coding sequence ATGGAGGTTAAACATTTGATAGATATAGATCCCAGTGGTATTCTGGTTCGTTACAATGTAAAAATGGAAAAGGAAATGACACCGGAAGAGGCTGCAGAAGAACTGTACCCAAAGGATTCAATGATTTATCCAATTGCAAAGGCCATCTTTGAAGGCGAAGAGGACGACGTTGTTGAAGGGTTGGAAAAGGCTATTAGCTCTGGAAAGGACCCAATCTCTCTTATCGATGATGCTCTAATGGTTGGAATGGGAGTGGTCACCAAGCTTTATGACGAGGGAGTAATTTTCCTGCCAAACGTTATGATGTCTGCTGATGCCATGTTGGAGGGCATCGAATATGTTAAGCAGAAAGCAGGAAGAGCACCTGTGGTTAAAGGTAAAGTCGTTTGCCACGTTGCAGAAGGCGACGTCCACGATATCGGAAAGAATATAGTAGCCGCATTGCTCAGAGCTAACGGATATGAAGTAGTGGATCTTGGAAGAGATGTCCCTGTAGATGAAGTAATAGCGGCTGTGGAGAGAGAAAGTCCTCTCATGCTTACAGGCACTGCCCTGATGACCACAACCATGTACGCATTCAAAGAAGTTAATGACAAGCTTCTGGAGAAAGGCTACAGGATTCCGTTTGCATGTGGCGGCGGTGCTGTGAACCAGGACTTCGTATCCCAGTATGAATTAGGGGTATATGGCGAAGAAGCAGCCGATGCTCCTAAGATAGCAGATTTCATCAAGGAACATGGGGACAACATTGTGAAACTGAGGGAGAAATTCCATAAACACTGA